A window of the Hordeum vulgare subsp. vulgare chromosome 5H, MorexV3_pseudomolecules_assembly, whole genome shotgun sequence genome harbors these coding sequences:
- the LOC123399114 gene encoding uncharacterized protein LOC123399114, with protein sequence MAGRVDLPPLLPTPAFSSWTSTRCLALTPAPAVYAPRVELDAKKQQPGRASVSQSWIRDKTLRHDVTLNSLDRGRGETAPARGNWKRPASRAPSVDRCGKKPRPPAEMVTESKASLFASVAPSIDRSEKKPLTKMEVDSEASCFAGPTFILSPDPSELPMPTFLYKHKLAKNSRSDAH encoded by the coding sequence ATGGCTGGCCGGGTTGATCTGCCGCCGCTGCTGCCCACGCCCGCGTTTTCATCTTGGACGTCGACGCGCTGCCTCGCCCTCACGCCTGCTCCTGCCGTGTACGCGCCTCGAGTGGAGCTGGACGCCAAGAAGCAGCAGCCCGGACGCGCCTCGGTGAGCCAAAGCTGGATCAGAGACAAGACGCTCCGCCATGACGTGACTTTGAACAGCCTCGACCGCGGGCGCGGGGAGACGGCGCCGGCGAGGGGAAACTGGAAGAGGCCGGCGAGCCGCGCGCCATCCGTGGACCGGTGCGGCAAGAAGCCGAGGCCTCCAGCTGAGATGGTGACAGAGTCGAAGGCATCACTCTTCGCTAGCGTCGCTCCTTCGATCGACCGGTCTGAGAAGAAGCCTCTGACTAAGATGGAGGTGGATTCGGAGGCATCGTGCTTTGCTGGCCCGACATTCATCTTGTCGCCGGACCCGAGCGAGCTGCCCATGCCGACCTTCCTCTACAAGCACAAGCTAGCTAAGAACAGTCGCTCCGATGCCCATTGA